In a genomic window of Oncorhynchus kisutch isolate 150728-3 linkage group LG9, Okis_V2, whole genome shotgun sequence:
- the LOC109896286 gene encoding myosin-binding protein C, slow-type isoform X11 produces the protein MPEPTKKDETPNGEKESVATDSSEAPMPTPEISLEVSPPPPDKDDDATTNIPSPPPPPEDANTAKKLSIELPNDSVHVSAMGRKDSVWSLGEGQAPEDLDKPVDTPPLSSLLIERPQGGSITVGGDISFVAKVEAQDLLRKPTIKWFKGKWMDLASKTGKHLQLKETFDRRTKIHTFEMHIIKAKDNYAGNYRCEVTYKDKFDSCSFDLEVKELEQSQSVDIRSAFKRSSEGHEDAGDLDFSGLLKHRNQREPKQDETPEVDVWEILKSARPDQYEKIAFEYGITDLRGLLKRLKKTKKEEKKSEAFAKKLDPAYQADKGGKIRLVVDLADPTVELKWYKNGQEIRPTPNQRKFIFEQKGTQRILVINNCGLNDDAAYSVAAGEEKCTTELFVKELPVKITKEIEAVKTTVNERIELECEVSEVGAQVKWCKNGVEVSTGPRSRYRVKSDGLKHWLIIDDASKEDTGTFSLMASGGTSEAKVQVELKPLKIIQDLQDMTVLLGQPLKMHCEIFPGNVPGRWYRNGQLIQSNDRINILQRAKNHRLEIVNSTLHDAGDYTFVPEGYSQSLCAKIHIVDPPRVHLESLNFPDNTVTIVAGNKLRVEIPISGEPAPRVVWMKGERVILDSGHRVRAETFPDHTSLTIDIAEKEDTGNYKIVLQNEAGEAGASVKVKVVDIPDPPEVPLVTEVGGDWCSMTWEPPIYDGGSPILGYFIERKKKQSSRWMRLNFDLNKETTFEPKKMIEGVPYEVRVFAVNAIGVSKPSEPSKAFVPLAVTSEPTMLVVDDVTDTTVTMKWRPPDTIGAAGLDGYLVEYCIEGTDDWRVTNKELTEKTKYTITGLPPEAKILVRVRAINAAGASTPRTLQHSILVKEVIEPPKIRIPRHLKQTYTRKVGEAVNLVIPFMGKPRPKVSWLKEGQTVDPTQVTIRNTDCDSIIFIRKAERKHSGKYDMKVEVENHVDTAIVDIQIVDLPGPPQCVKIDEVWGGNVALDWTPPKDNGNAAITGYTIQKADKKTMEWYTCIEHYHRTCITITELVVGNEYYFRIYSENMVGLSEGATQTKDSALIVKEGMQLKNPEYIDHDFKEPPKFTQPLINTFAIAGYNATLNCSVRANPRPKVIWMKNKIAIIDDPRYRMFSNQGVCTLEIRKPSPYDGGMYSCKAINDLGDALVECKLEVKGGFTFSELMQRGVPLHLIDKYMSETKAVEQPEK, from the exons ATGCCAGAGCCCACAAAAAAAG ATGAGACACCCAATGGTGAAAAAG AGAGTGTTGCCACAGACAGTAGTGAGGCGCCAATGCCCACACCTGAGATATCCCTCGAGGTCTCACCTCCACCCCCAG ATAAAGATGATGACGCTACAACCAACATCCCATCACCACCGCCCCCACCAG AGGATGCCAATACAGCCAAGAAACTGTCTATTGAGCTGCCTA ATGATAGCGTCCATGTGTCAGCCATGGGGAGAAAAGACTCAG TGTGGTCTCTGGGAGAGGGACAGGCTCCAGAGGACCTTGACAAGCCCGTAGACACCCCACCGCTGTCCAGCCTGCTCATAGAAAGACCCCAGGGCGGATCCATCACTGTGG GTGGAGACATCTCCTTTGTTGCCAAGGTGGAGGCCCAAGACCTGCTCCGTAAACCCACCATCAAGTGGTTCAAAGGGAAATGGATGGACCTGGCCAGCAAGACCGGAAAGCACTTGCAACTGAAAGAAACCTTTGACCGACGCACCAAG ATTCACACATTTGAGATGCATATCATCAAGGCCAAAGACAACTATGCTGGAAACTACAGGTGTGAGGTCACCTACAAGGACAAATTTGACAGCTGCTCTTTTGACCTGGAAGTGAAAG AACTGGAACAGTCACAGAGTGTTGATATTCGATCAGCTTTCAAAAGAAG cagtGAAGGACACGAGGATGCAGGGGATCTTGACTTTAGTGGTCTTCTTAAACATAG AAACCAAAG GGAGCCCAAGCAGGATGAGACCCCCGAAGTGGACGTGTGGGAGATCCTGAAATCGGCCAGGCCAGACCAGTACGAGAAAATCGCCTTTGAGTACGGCATAACAGACCTGCGGGGTCTGCTCAAGAGGTTGAAGAAGAccaagaaagaggagaagaagagtgaaG CTTTTGCCAAGAAGTTGGATCCAGCATACCAGGCTGACAAAGGAGGGAAGATCCGCTTAGTGGTGGATCTTGCAGACCCCACAGTAGAGCTGAAATGGTACAAGAACGGCCAGGAGATCCGTCCAACTCCAAA TCAAAGGAA GTTTATCTTTGAGCAAAAGGGCACGCAGCGGATCCTGGTCATCAACAACTGCGGCCTGAATGATGATGCTGCTTATTCCGTAGCTGCGGGAGAAGAGAAGTGCACCACAGAGCTGTTTGTCAAAG AGTTACCAGTGAAGATTACTAAAGAGATTGAGGCGGTGAAAACGACAGTGAACGAGAGGATTGAGTTGGAGTGTGAAGTGTCTGAAGTAGGAGCTCAAGTAAAATG GTGTAAGAATGGCGTGGAGGTATCGACCGGGCCCCGGTCACGCTACCGTGTCAAATCTGACGGGCTGAAACACTGGCTAATCATTGACGATGCCTCAAAGGAGGACACTGGAACCTTCTCCCTAATGGCCTCTGGGGGCACCTCTGAAGCCAAAGTCCAGGTTGAAT TGAAGCCACTGAAGATTATTCAGGATTTGCAGGACATGACAGTGCTTTTGGGCCAGCCACTGAAGATGCACTGTGAGATCTTCCCTGGGAATGTTCCAGGTCGCTGGTACAGGAACGGACAATTGATCCAGTCCAACGACCGCATCAACATCCTGCAAAGAGCCAA GAACCACCGATTAGAAATTGTGAACAGCACCCTTCACGATGCCGGGGATTATACCTTTGTGCCAGAGGGATACTCTCAGAGCCTCTGTGCCAAAATTCATATCGTTG ATCCTCCCAGGGTGCACCTGGAGAGCTTGAACTTCCCTGACAACACAGTGACCATTGTGGCAGGAAATAAACTCCGTGTGGAGATTCCCATCAGTGGAGAACCAGCACCCAGAGTGGtgtggatgaagggagagagg GTAATCCTTGACTCTGGCCACCGTGTGCGAGCTGAAACCTTTCCGGATCACACCAGTCTTACCATCGACATCGCAGAGAAGGAAGACACAGGAAACTACAAGATAGTCCTGCAGAATGAGGCTGGGGAAGCAGGGGCTAGTGTCAAAGTCAAGGTGGTGGATATCCCAGACCCTCCTGAAGTTCCCCTAGTCACGGAGGTGGGAGGAGACTGGTGCTCTATGACATGGGAACCCCCGATCTATGACGGAGGCTCACCCATCTTAG GCTACTTCATCGAAAGGAAGAAGAAGCAGAGTTCCAGATGGATGAGGCTGAACTTTGACCTGAACAAAGAGACCACATTTGAGCCTAAAAAGATGATTGAGGGTGTCCCATACGAGGTGCGCGTCTTTGCTGTGAATGCCATCGGCGTGTCCAAACCCAGCGAGCCATCCAAAGCCTTTGTGCCCCTGG cTGTGACCAGCGAGCCCACCATGCTGGTGGTGGATGATGTCACAGACACCACGGTGACCATGAAGTGGCGTCCCCCAGACACCATTGGAGCTGCAGGCTTAGACGGCTACCTGGTGGAGTATTGCATCGAAGGAA CTGATGACTGGAGAGTAACCAATAAGGAGCTGACAGAGAAGACTAAGTACACCATCACTGGTCTCCCTCCAGAGGCTAAGATCCTGGTAAGGGTAAGGGCCATCAATGCTGCCGGCGCCAGCACTCCCAGAACACTTCAGCACTCTATCCTGGTCAAAGAGGTCATCG AACCACCTAAGATCCGCATCCCCCGTCACTTGAAACAGACGTACACTCGTAAAGTCGGAGAAGCCGTCAATCTCGTTATTCCATTCATG GGAAAGCCCAGGCCAAAGGTGAGCTGGCTGAAGGAGGGTCAGACGGTGGACCCCACGCAGGTCACTATCCGCAACACAGACTGTGACAGCATCATCTTCATCCGCAAAGCAGAGAGGAAGCACTCTGGGAAGTACGATAtgaaggtggaggtggagaacCACGTGGACACGGCCATCGTAGACATCCAGATAGTAG ACCTCCCAGGGCCTCCACAGTGTGTGAAGATAGATGAGGTCTGGGGGGGGAACGTGGCTCTGGACTGGACCCCTCCAAAGGACAATGGCAACGCCGCCATTACAGGCTACACCATCCAGAAAGCAGACAAGAAGACCATG GAGTGGTACACGTGTATTGAGCACTACCACCGCACCTGCATCACCATCACCGAGCTGGTGGTGGGGAATGAGTACTACTTCAGAATCTACTCTGAGAACATGGTGGGTCTGAGCGAGGGTGCCACCCAGACCAAGGACAGCGCCCTCATTGTTAAAGAAG GCATGCAACTGAAGAACCCCGAGTACATCGACCACGACTTCAAAGAGCCTCCCAAGTTCACCCAGCCCCTCATCAACACCTTTGCCATCGCTGGTTACAATGCCACCCTCAACTGCAGCGTCCGTGCCAACCCACGG CCCAAAGTGATTTGGATGAAGAATAAGATAGCCATCATTGACGACCCGCGCTACCGCATGTTTAGCAACCAAGGGGTCTGCACCCTGGAGATCCGGAAACCCAGTCCCTACGACGGGGGCATGTACTCCTGCAAGGCCATTAATGACCTGGGTGATGCACTAGTGGAGTGTAAGCTGGAGGTTAAAG gGGGCTTTACCTTCTCTGAGCTCATGCAGCGTGGAGTGCCTTTACACCTGATCGATAAGTACATGAGCGAGACCAAGgccgtggagcagccagagaagtAG
- the LOC109896286 gene encoding myosin-binding protein C, slow-type isoform X17, translating to MPEPTKKDETPNGEKVWSLGEGQAPEDLDKPVDTPPLSSLLIERPQGGSITVGGDISFVAKVEAQDLLRKPTIKWFKGKWMDLASKTGKHLQLKETFDRRTKIHTFEMHIIKAKDNYAGNYRCEVTYKDKFDSCSFDLEVKELEQSQSVDIRSAFKRSSEGHEDAGDLDFSGLLKHRNQREPKQDETPEVDVWEILKSARPDQYEKIAFEYGITDLRGLLKRLKKTKKEEKKSEAFAKKLDPAYQADKGGKIRLVVDLADPTVELKWYKNGQEIRPTPNQRKFIFEQKGTQRILVINNCGLNDDAAYSVAAGEEKCTTELFVKELPVKITKEIEAVKTTVNERIELECEVSEVGAQVKWCKNGVEVSTGPRSRYRVKSDGLKHWLIIDDASKEDTGTFSLMASGGTSEAKVQVELKPLKIIQDLQDMTVLLGQPLKMHCEIFPGNVPGRWYRNGQLIQSNDRINILQRAKNHRLEIVNSTLHDAGDYTFVPEGYSQSLCAKIHIVDPPRVHLESLNFPDNTVTIVAGNKLRVEIPISGEPAPRVVWMKGERVILDSGHRVRAETFPDHTSLTIDIAEKEDTGNYKIVLQNEAGEAGASVKVKVVDIPDPPEVPLVTEVGGDWCSMTWEPPIYDGGSPILGYFIERKKKQSSRWMRLNFDLNKETTFEPKKMIEGVPYEVRVFAVNAIGVSKPSEPSKAFVPLAVTSEPTMLVVDDVTDTTVTMKWRPPDTIGAAGLDGYLVEYCIEGTDDWRVTNKELTEKTKYTITGLPPEAKILVRVRAINAAGASTPRTLQHSILVKEVIEPPKIRIPRHLKQTYTRKVGEAVNLVIPFMGKPRPKVSWLKEGQTVDPTQVTIRNTDCDSIIFIRKAERKHSGKYDMKVEVENHVDTAIVDIQIVDLPGPPQCVKIDEVWGGNVALDWTPPKDNGNAAITGYTIQKADKKTMEWYTCIEHYHRTCITITELVVGNEYYFRIYSENMVGLSEGATQTKDSALIVKEGMQLKNPEYIDHDFKEPPKFTQPLINTFAIAGYNATLNCSVRANPRPKVIWMKNKIAIIDDPRYRMFSNQGVCTLEIRKPSPYDGGMYSCKAINDLGDALVECKLEVKGGFTFSELMQRGVPLHLIDKYMSETKAVEQPEK from the exons ATGCCAGAGCCCACAAAAAAAG ATGAGACACCCAATGGTGAAAAAG TGTGGTCTCTGGGAGAGGGACAGGCTCCAGAGGACCTTGACAAGCCCGTAGACACCCCACCGCTGTCCAGCCTGCTCATAGAAAGACCCCAGGGCGGATCCATCACTGTGG GTGGAGACATCTCCTTTGTTGCCAAGGTGGAGGCCCAAGACCTGCTCCGTAAACCCACCATCAAGTGGTTCAAAGGGAAATGGATGGACCTGGCCAGCAAGACCGGAAAGCACTTGCAACTGAAAGAAACCTTTGACCGACGCACCAAG ATTCACACATTTGAGATGCATATCATCAAGGCCAAAGACAACTATGCTGGAAACTACAGGTGTGAGGTCACCTACAAGGACAAATTTGACAGCTGCTCTTTTGACCTGGAAGTGAAAG AACTGGAACAGTCACAGAGTGTTGATATTCGATCAGCTTTCAAAAGAAG cagtGAAGGACACGAGGATGCAGGGGATCTTGACTTTAGTGGTCTTCTTAAACATAG AAACCAAAG GGAGCCCAAGCAGGATGAGACCCCCGAAGTGGACGTGTGGGAGATCCTGAAATCGGCCAGGCCAGACCAGTACGAGAAAATCGCCTTTGAGTACGGCATAACAGACCTGCGGGGTCTGCTCAAGAGGTTGAAGAAGAccaagaaagaggagaagaagagtgaaG CTTTTGCCAAGAAGTTGGATCCAGCATACCAGGCTGACAAAGGAGGGAAGATCCGCTTAGTGGTGGATCTTGCAGACCCCACAGTAGAGCTGAAATGGTACAAGAACGGCCAGGAGATCCGTCCAACTCCAAA TCAAAGGAA GTTTATCTTTGAGCAAAAGGGCACGCAGCGGATCCTGGTCATCAACAACTGCGGCCTGAATGATGATGCTGCTTATTCCGTAGCTGCGGGAGAAGAGAAGTGCACCACAGAGCTGTTTGTCAAAG AGTTACCAGTGAAGATTACTAAAGAGATTGAGGCGGTGAAAACGACAGTGAACGAGAGGATTGAGTTGGAGTGTGAAGTGTCTGAAGTAGGAGCTCAAGTAAAATG GTGTAAGAATGGCGTGGAGGTATCGACCGGGCCCCGGTCACGCTACCGTGTCAAATCTGACGGGCTGAAACACTGGCTAATCATTGACGATGCCTCAAAGGAGGACACTGGAACCTTCTCCCTAATGGCCTCTGGGGGCACCTCTGAAGCCAAAGTCCAGGTTGAAT TGAAGCCACTGAAGATTATTCAGGATTTGCAGGACATGACAGTGCTTTTGGGCCAGCCACTGAAGATGCACTGTGAGATCTTCCCTGGGAATGTTCCAGGTCGCTGGTACAGGAACGGACAATTGATCCAGTCCAACGACCGCATCAACATCCTGCAAAGAGCCAA GAACCACCGATTAGAAATTGTGAACAGCACCCTTCACGATGCCGGGGATTATACCTTTGTGCCAGAGGGATACTCTCAGAGCCTCTGTGCCAAAATTCATATCGTTG ATCCTCCCAGGGTGCACCTGGAGAGCTTGAACTTCCCTGACAACACAGTGACCATTGTGGCAGGAAATAAACTCCGTGTGGAGATTCCCATCAGTGGAGAACCAGCACCCAGAGTGGtgtggatgaagggagagagg GTAATCCTTGACTCTGGCCACCGTGTGCGAGCTGAAACCTTTCCGGATCACACCAGTCTTACCATCGACATCGCAGAGAAGGAAGACACAGGAAACTACAAGATAGTCCTGCAGAATGAGGCTGGGGAAGCAGGGGCTAGTGTCAAAGTCAAGGTGGTGGATATCCCAGACCCTCCTGAAGTTCCCCTAGTCACGGAGGTGGGAGGAGACTGGTGCTCTATGACATGGGAACCCCCGATCTATGACGGAGGCTCACCCATCTTAG GCTACTTCATCGAAAGGAAGAAGAAGCAGAGTTCCAGATGGATGAGGCTGAACTTTGACCTGAACAAAGAGACCACATTTGAGCCTAAAAAGATGATTGAGGGTGTCCCATACGAGGTGCGCGTCTTTGCTGTGAATGCCATCGGCGTGTCCAAACCCAGCGAGCCATCCAAAGCCTTTGTGCCCCTGG cTGTGACCAGCGAGCCCACCATGCTGGTGGTGGATGATGTCACAGACACCACGGTGACCATGAAGTGGCGTCCCCCAGACACCATTGGAGCTGCAGGCTTAGACGGCTACCTGGTGGAGTATTGCATCGAAGGAA CTGATGACTGGAGAGTAACCAATAAGGAGCTGACAGAGAAGACTAAGTACACCATCACTGGTCTCCCTCCAGAGGCTAAGATCCTGGTAAGGGTAAGGGCCATCAATGCTGCCGGCGCCAGCACTCCCAGAACACTTCAGCACTCTATCCTGGTCAAAGAGGTCATCG AACCACCTAAGATCCGCATCCCCCGTCACTTGAAACAGACGTACACTCGTAAAGTCGGAGAAGCCGTCAATCTCGTTATTCCATTCATG GGAAAGCCCAGGCCAAAGGTGAGCTGGCTGAAGGAGGGTCAGACGGTGGACCCCACGCAGGTCACTATCCGCAACACAGACTGTGACAGCATCATCTTCATCCGCAAAGCAGAGAGGAAGCACTCTGGGAAGTACGATAtgaaggtggaggtggagaacCACGTGGACACGGCCATCGTAGACATCCAGATAGTAG ACCTCCCAGGGCCTCCACAGTGTGTGAAGATAGATGAGGTCTGGGGGGGGAACGTGGCTCTGGACTGGACCCCTCCAAAGGACAATGGCAACGCCGCCATTACAGGCTACACCATCCAGAAAGCAGACAAGAAGACCATG GAGTGGTACACGTGTATTGAGCACTACCACCGCACCTGCATCACCATCACCGAGCTGGTGGTGGGGAATGAGTACTACTTCAGAATCTACTCTGAGAACATGGTGGGTCTGAGCGAGGGTGCCACCCAGACCAAGGACAGCGCCCTCATTGTTAAAGAAG GCATGCAACTGAAGAACCCCGAGTACATCGACCACGACTTCAAAGAGCCTCCCAAGTTCACCCAGCCCCTCATCAACACCTTTGCCATCGCTGGTTACAATGCCACCCTCAACTGCAGCGTCCGTGCCAACCCACGG CCCAAAGTGATTTGGATGAAGAATAAGATAGCCATCATTGACGACCCGCGCTACCGCATGTTTAGCAACCAAGGGGTCTGCACCCTGGAGATCCGGAAACCCAGTCCCTACGACGGGGGCATGTACTCCTGCAAGGCCATTAATGACCTGGGTGATGCACTAGTGGAGTGTAAGCTGGAGGTTAAAG gGGGCTTTACCTTCTCTGAGCTCATGCAGCGTGGAGTGCCTTTACACCTGATCGATAAGTACATGAGCGAGACCAAGgccgtggagcagccagagaagtAG
- the LOC109896286 gene encoding myosin-binding protein C, slow-type isoform X15, with the protein MPEPTKKDETPNGEKDKDDDATTNIPSPPPPPEDANTAKKLSIELPMWSLGEGQAPEDLDKPVDTPPLSSLLIERPQGGSITVGGDISFVAKVEAQDLLRKPTIKWFKGKWMDLASKTGKHLQLKETFDRRTKIHTFEMHIIKAKDNYAGNYRCEVTYKDKFDSCSFDLEVKELEQSQSVDIRSAFKRSSEGHEDAGDLDFSGLLKHRNQREPKQDETPEVDVWEILKSARPDQYEKIAFEYGITDLRGLLKRLKKTKKEEKKSEAFAKKLDPAYQADKGGKIRLVVDLADPTVELKWYKNGQEIRPTPNQRKFIFEQKGTQRILVINNCGLNDDAAYSVAAGEEKCTTELFVKELPVKITKEIEAVKTTVNERIELECEVSEVGAQVKWCKNGVEVSTGPRSRYRVKSDGLKHWLIIDDASKEDTGTFSLMASGGTSEAKVQVELKPLKIIQDLQDMTVLLGQPLKMHCEIFPGNVPGRWYRNGQLIQSNDRINILQRAKNHRLEIVNSTLHDAGDYTFVPEGYSQSLCAKIHIVDPPRVHLESLNFPDNTVTIVAGNKLRVEIPISGEPAPRVVWMKGERVILDSGHRVRAETFPDHTSLTIDIAEKEDTGNYKIVLQNEAGEAGASVKVKVVDIPDPPEVPLVTEVGGDWCSMTWEPPIYDGGSPILGYFIERKKKQSSRWMRLNFDLNKETTFEPKKMIEGVPYEVRVFAVNAIGVSKPSEPSKAFVPLAVTSEPTMLVVDDVTDTTVTMKWRPPDTIGAAGLDGYLVEYCIEGTDDWRVTNKELTEKTKYTITGLPPEAKILVRVRAINAAGASTPRTLQHSILVKEVIEPPKIRIPRHLKQTYTRKVGEAVNLVIPFMGKPRPKVSWLKEGQTVDPTQVTIRNTDCDSIIFIRKAERKHSGKYDMKVEVENHVDTAIVDIQIVDLPGPPQCVKIDEVWGGNVALDWTPPKDNGNAAITGYTIQKADKKTMEWYTCIEHYHRTCITITELVVGNEYYFRIYSENMVGLSEGATQTKDSALIVKEGMQLKNPEYIDHDFKEPPKFTQPLINTFAIAGYNATLNCSVRANPRPKVIWMKNKIAIIDDPRYRMFSNQGVCTLEIRKPSPYDGGMYSCKAINDLGDALVECKLEVKGGFTFSELMQRGVPLHLIDKYMSETKAVEQPEK; encoded by the exons ATGCCAGAGCCCACAAAAAAAG ATGAGACACCCAATGGTGAAAAAG ATAAAGATGATGACGCTACAACCAACATCCCATCACCACCGCCCCCACCAG AGGATGCCAATACAGCCAAGAAACTGTCTATTGAGCTGCCTA TGTGGTCTCTGGGAGAGGGACAGGCTCCAGAGGACCTTGACAAGCCCGTAGACACCCCACCGCTGTCCAGCCTGCTCATAGAAAGACCCCAGGGCGGATCCATCACTGTGG GTGGAGACATCTCCTTTGTTGCCAAGGTGGAGGCCCAAGACCTGCTCCGTAAACCCACCATCAAGTGGTTCAAAGGGAAATGGATGGACCTGGCCAGCAAGACCGGAAAGCACTTGCAACTGAAAGAAACCTTTGACCGACGCACCAAG ATTCACACATTTGAGATGCATATCATCAAGGCCAAAGACAACTATGCTGGAAACTACAGGTGTGAGGTCACCTACAAGGACAAATTTGACAGCTGCTCTTTTGACCTGGAAGTGAAAG AACTGGAACAGTCACAGAGTGTTGATATTCGATCAGCTTTCAAAAGAAG cagtGAAGGACACGAGGATGCAGGGGATCTTGACTTTAGTGGTCTTCTTAAACATAG AAACCAAAG GGAGCCCAAGCAGGATGAGACCCCCGAAGTGGACGTGTGGGAGATCCTGAAATCGGCCAGGCCAGACCAGTACGAGAAAATCGCCTTTGAGTACGGCATAACAGACCTGCGGGGTCTGCTCAAGAGGTTGAAGAAGAccaagaaagaggagaagaagagtgaaG CTTTTGCCAAGAAGTTGGATCCAGCATACCAGGCTGACAAAGGAGGGAAGATCCGCTTAGTGGTGGATCTTGCAGACCCCACAGTAGAGCTGAAATGGTACAAGAACGGCCAGGAGATCCGTCCAACTCCAAA TCAAAGGAA GTTTATCTTTGAGCAAAAGGGCACGCAGCGGATCCTGGTCATCAACAACTGCGGCCTGAATGATGATGCTGCTTATTCCGTAGCTGCGGGAGAAGAGAAGTGCACCACAGAGCTGTTTGTCAAAG AGTTACCAGTGAAGATTACTAAAGAGATTGAGGCGGTGAAAACGACAGTGAACGAGAGGATTGAGTTGGAGTGTGAAGTGTCTGAAGTAGGAGCTCAAGTAAAATG GTGTAAGAATGGCGTGGAGGTATCGACCGGGCCCCGGTCACGCTACCGTGTCAAATCTGACGGGCTGAAACACTGGCTAATCATTGACGATGCCTCAAAGGAGGACACTGGAACCTTCTCCCTAATGGCCTCTGGGGGCACCTCTGAAGCCAAAGTCCAGGTTGAAT TGAAGCCACTGAAGATTATTCAGGATTTGCAGGACATGACAGTGCTTTTGGGCCAGCCACTGAAGATGCACTGTGAGATCTTCCCTGGGAATGTTCCAGGTCGCTGGTACAGGAACGGACAATTGATCCAGTCCAACGACCGCATCAACATCCTGCAAAGAGCCAA GAACCACCGATTAGAAATTGTGAACAGCACCCTTCACGATGCCGGGGATTATACCTTTGTGCCAGAGGGATACTCTCAGAGCCTCTGTGCCAAAATTCATATCGTTG ATCCTCCCAGGGTGCACCTGGAGAGCTTGAACTTCCCTGACAACACAGTGACCATTGTGGCAGGAAATAAACTCCGTGTGGAGATTCCCATCAGTGGAGAACCAGCACCCAGAGTGGtgtggatgaagggagagagg GTAATCCTTGACTCTGGCCACCGTGTGCGAGCTGAAACCTTTCCGGATCACACCAGTCTTACCATCGACATCGCAGAGAAGGAAGACACAGGAAACTACAAGATAGTCCTGCAGAATGAGGCTGGGGAAGCAGGGGCTAGTGTCAAAGTCAAGGTGGTGGATATCCCAGACCCTCCTGAAGTTCCCCTAGTCACGGAGGTGGGAGGAGACTGGTGCTCTATGACATGGGAACCCCCGATCTATGACGGAGGCTCACCCATCTTAG GCTACTTCATCGAAAGGAAGAAGAAGCAGAGTTCCAGATGGATGAGGCTGAACTTTGACCTGAACAAAGAGACCACATTTGAGCCTAAAAAGATGATTGAGGGTGTCCCATACGAGGTGCGCGTCTTTGCTGTGAATGCCATCGGCGTGTCCAAACCCAGCGAGCCATCCAAAGCCTTTGTGCCCCTGG cTGTGACCAGCGAGCCCACCATGCTGGTGGTGGATGATGTCACAGACACCACGGTGACCATGAAGTGGCGTCCCCCAGACACCATTGGAGCTGCAGGCTTAGACGGCTACCTGGTGGAGTATTGCATCGAAGGAA CTGATGACTGGAGAGTAACCAATAAGGAGCTGACAGAGAAGACTAAGTACACCATCACTGGTCTCCCTCCAGAGGCTAAGATCCTGGTAAGGGTAAGGGCCATCAATGCTGCCGGCGCCAGCACTCCCAGAACACTTCAGCACTCTATCCTGGTCAAAGAGGTCATCG AACCACCTAAGATCCGCATCCCCCGTCACTTGAAACAGACGTACACTCGTAAAGTCGGAGAAGCCGTCAATCTCGTTATTCCATTCATG GGAAAGCCCAGGCCAAAGGTGAGCTGGCTGAAGGAGGGTCAGACGGTGGACCCCACGCAGGTCACTATCCGCAACACAGACTGTGACAGCATCATCTTCATCCGCAAAGCAGAGAGGAAGCACTCTGGGAAGTACGATAtgaaggtggaggtggagaacCACGTGGACACGGCCATCGTAGACATCCAGATAGTAG ACCTCCCAGGGCCTCCACAGTGTGTGAAGATAGATGAGGTCTGGGGGGGGAACGTGGCTCTGGACTGGACCCCTCCAAAGGACAATGGCAACGCCGCCATTACAGGCTACACCATCCAGAAAGCAGACAAGAAGACCATG GAGTGGTACACGTGTATTGAGCACTACCACCGCACCTGCATCACCATCACCGAGCTGGTGGTGGGGAATGAGTACTACTTCAGAATCTACTCTGAGAACATGGTGGGTCTGAGCGAGGGTGCCACCCAGACCAAGGACAGCGCCCTCATTGTTAAAGAAG GCATGCAACTGAAGAACCCCGAGTACATCGACCACGACTTCAAAGAGCCTCCCAAGTTCACCCAGCCCCTCATCAACACCTTTGCCATCGCTGGTTACAATGCCACCCTCAACTGCAGCGTCCGTGCCAACCCACGG CCCAAAGTGATTTGGATGAAGAATAAGATAGCCATCATTGACGACCCGCGCTACCGCATGTTTAGCAACCAAGGGGTCTGCACCCTGGAGATCCGGAAACCCAGTCCCTACGACGGGGGCATGTACTCCTGCAAGGCCATTAATGACCTGGGTGATGCACTAGTGGAGTGTAAGCTGGAGGTTAAAG gGGGCTTTACCTTCTCTGAGCTCATGCAGCGTGGAGTGCCTTTACACCTGATCGATAAGTACATGAGCGAGACCAAGgccgtggagcagccagagaagtAG